The following DNA comes from Euryarchaeota archaeon.
AGCTCGAGGCCGAAAGAGAGAAGTGTCGCGACGATGAAGGCCGGTGCCCAAAGGAAGGGAAGTGGAAAGGGGTCGGGGCCGGTCACAGTCGACAGCGCGTATGAGAGGTGGATGAGTGAAAGTGCCATGCCCCAGACGATGTAGGTCCACGCGCGCGTAGACTCCCGAGCGACCGTTTTTTCCCCAAGATGGTCCGCCGTCGTCTCCAAGGGTCCCTTCTCCGATCGACCGATGCGCCCACATGTACGTCCCGGATCGGGCGCGATGGGAGGCTTGATTCGCCCACCCGTCCCCGAAGAAACCCCAAATAGCCTATAAGCATTCTAGCGAGACGTGAGAGACGAGGAATCCGGGGATCCCAGATCGCCCGCGAATGGCGACGACGCCGAGAATGGGCCGGGCCCCGGTTGGCGCGACGCATCGCAACGACGCCTCTCAAGCTTCGGCGCCAAGGAAGAGCGCTCACCAGAGTTCTTCACCGTCACCGGCCTCAACCAACGCCTGAAGGAACTCGTGGAGAAGGCACCGCATCTACGCGACATCTGGGTCAAGGGCGAGATATCGAACTTCAGACTCTACCCGAGCGGTCACGCGTACTTCACGTTGAAAGACACGTCTTCGCAGGTGCCGGCCGTGATGTGGCGCGGCCAGGTCCGTTCCTTGAAGTTCGACCCCAAGGACGGCCAATCCGTGCTCGTTCGGGGCGCCGTGGTCGTGTACGAGAGCGGCGGCAAGTACCAGGTGAACGTCATCGAGATGCGGCCCGAGGGGCTCGGTGAGCTTTTCCTCCGATTCAAGCAGTTGCACGCGAAGTTGGAGGCGGAGGGGCTCTTCGCCCAGGAGAGGAAAAAACCGTTGCCGGAGATTCCCGCGACGGTCGGCATCGTCACGGCGAAGAAGGGCGCCGCCATACAGGACATGTTGAAGACCATCTCGAAGCGGCGGCCGCAGACGCAGGTGATCCTCAAATCCGTGCGCGTACAGGGCGAGGGCGCCGCGAGGGAAGTCGCGGACGCGATCCGGTTATTCAATGAAAAGCGACCCGTGGACGTGCTCATCGTGGGCCGTGGCGGTGGATCCATCGAGGACCTTTGGGCGTTCAACGAGGAGATCGTCGCGAGGGCGATCGCGGCCTCCAGTATCCCCGTGATCTCGGCCGTCGGTCACGAGAGCGATTTCACGATCGCGGATTTCGTCGCGGACGTGCGGGCGCCGACGCCTACGGGTGCGGCGCAATTGGCCGTTCCGGACAACGTCGAGCTCCTCCGTCGGACACGGGGCGCCGAGCTCCATCTTTCACGGGCACTCTCGAAGGCGATCGGCGTCTCCCGGGAGCGGCTCGACGGGCTTCTCATGCGTCCGGTGCTTCGCAATCCCGAACGCATCATCATGGAGGCCAGGCAACGCGTGGACGAGTTCTGGGGGCGGCTCTCGTATTCGGGACGTGTGCGTCACGAGGTCGCAGCGGGTCGTCTCGCGAAGGCGAGCGGTGTGCTTGAATCGCTCTCGCCGTTGAAGACCCTGGCGCGCGGTTACGCTCTTGCGTTCGACGGACGCGGCGCGGCCGTAGCTAGCATCGCGGGTGTGGCGGAAGGGGAACCGCTCACCGTCCGCGTGAAGGATGGGGAGATCGCGACGAAGGTGACGAAGAAGAGGCGTTTGGCATGAAGAAAAGCGAAGTGACGTTCGAGGAAGCGATCAAGCGCTTGGAGGCGATTGTGGACGAGTTGGAGGCCGGTGAACTCACGCTCGAACAGTCGTT
Coding sequences within:
- the xseA gene encoding exodeoxyribonuclease VII large subunit, whose amino-acid sequence is MRDEESGDPRSPANGDDAENGPGPGWRDASQRRLSSFGAKEERSPEFFTVTGLNQRLKELVEKAPHLRDIWVKGEISNFRLYPSGHAYFTLKDTSSQVPAVMWRGQVRSLKFDPKDGQSVLVRGAVVVYESGGKYQVNVIEMRPEGLGELFLRFKQLHAKLEAEGLFAQERKKPLPEIPATVGIVTAKKGAAIQDMLKTISKRRPQTQVILKSVRVQGEGAAREVADAIRLFNEKRPVDVLIVGRGGGSIEDLWAFNEEIVARAIAASSIPVISAVGHESDFTIADFVADVRAPTPTGAAQLAVPDNVELLRRTRGAELHLSRALSKAIGVSRERLDGLLMRPVLRNPERIIMEARQRVDEFWGRLSYSGRVRHEVAAGRLAKASGVLESLSPLKTLARGYALAFDGRGAAVASIAGVAEGEPLTVRVKDGEIATKVTKKRRLA